From Ailuropoda melanoleuca isolate Jingjing chromosome 8, ASM200744v2, whole genome shotgun sequence, a single genomic window includes:
- the TMEM45B gene encoding transmembrane protein 45B — translation MANFKGHALPGSFFLIVGLWWSVKYPLMYFHQKGKSSRLAHYHQRLEIIEAAIRTLFSVIGILAEQFVPDGPHLHLYHESEWVKLMNWQHSTMYLFFAVSGITDMLTYLVSHVPLGLDRLVMAVATFTEGFLFYYHVHNRPPLDQHIHSLLLCAVFGGAFSIFVEVILRDNIVLQLFRTSLVILQGTWFWQIGFVLFPPFGGPEWDQKDHANIMFVTMCFCWHYLAALCIVAISYSLVFCHLTRSKRHGGEAIGIQKLKSDHTYQTALLSGSDEE, via the exons ATGGCAAACTTTAAGGGCCATGCTCTCCCAGGGAGCTTCTTCCTGATAGTTGGGCTGTGGTGGTCAGTGAAATACCCACTGATGTACTTCCACCAGAAGGGGAAAAGCAGCCGACTGGCTCATTACCATCAGCGTCTCGAGATCATTGAAGCTGCAATCAGAACCTTGTTTTCAGTCATTG GGATCCTGGCAGAGCAGTTTGTGCCGGACGGGCCACATCTCCACCTGTACCATGAAAGCGAGTGGGTCAAGTTGATGAACTGGCAGCACAGCACCATGTATTTATTCTTCGCGGTCTCGGGAATCACGGATATGCTCACCTATCTCGTCAGCCACGTTCCCCTGGGGCTGGACAGACTGGTTATGGCTGTGGCGACATTCACCGAAG GTTTCCTTTTCTACTACCACGTGCATAACCGACCTCCCCTGGACCAGCACATCCACTCGCTCCTGCTGTGCGCGGTGTTTGGAGGGGCCTTCAGTATCTTCGTGGAGGTGATCCTCCGGGACAATATCGTGCTGCAACTTTTCCGAACCAGCCTCGTTATTCTTCAGGGCACCTGGTTTTGGCAG ATCGGGTTTGTGCTCTTCCCACCTTTCGGAGGACCCGAATGGGACCAGAAAGATCACGCAAACATCATGTTCGTCACCATGTGCTTCTGCTGGCACTACCTAGCTGCCCTCTGCATTGTGGCCATCAGCTACTCGCTCGTTTTCTG CCATCTGACGCGGTCAAAGAGGCACGGAGGAGAAGCCATTGGCATTCAGAAGCTAAAGTCAGATCACACTTACCAGACGGCCCTCTTGAGTGGCTCAGATGAGGAATGA